A window from Solanum stenotomum isolate F172 chromosome 5, ASM1918654v1, whole genome shotgun sequence encodes these proteins:
- the LOC125864340 gene encoding laccase-4-like produces MESWLRILFLFACLFPAFVECRIRRYNFNVMMKTTTRLCSSKPIATVNGKFPGPTIYAREGDNVLVNVVNHVKYNVSIHWHGVRQLRTGWSDGPAYITQCPIQPGQNYVYNFTITGQRGTLFWHAHILWLRATMHGAMVILPKLGVPYPFPKPDHEAVVVLAEWWKSDTEAVINQAIKSGLAPNVSDAHTINGHPGAISHCSSQGGYTLSVDPGKSYMLRVINAALNEELFFKIAGHKMTVVEVDATYVKPFKTDTIIIAPGQTTNVIVTADKGSGKYMVAASPFMDAPIAVDNVTATATLHYSGTLASSTTTLTNTPPKNATPVANNFIDSLRSLNSKKYPAKVPKKVDHSLFFTVGLGVNPCSSCKQGNGSRVVASINNVTFVMPTVAILQAHFFGIKGVYTTDFPQNPPFKFNYTGTPPTNLATMSGTKVYRLPYNATVQLVLQDTGIISPENHPIHLHGFNFFAVGKGIGNFNPKTDPNNFNLVDPVERNTIGVPSGGWVAIRFRADNPGVWFMHCHLEIHTTWGLKMAFLVDNGKGPNESLLPPPKDLPKC; encoded by the exons atggaatctTGGCTTCGTATTTTGTTCTTGTTTGCATGCCTCTTTCCAGCTTTCGTTGAATGCCGGATTCGACGTTACAACTTTAAT GTGATGATGAAGACTACGACTCGGCTGTGCTCTAGCAAGCCCATTGCCACTGTTAATGGCAAATTCCCAGGACCAACAATCTATGCTAGGGAAGGTGACAATGTGCTCGTCAATGTTGTTAACCATGTCAAATATAATGTCTCTATCCATTG GCATGGTGTGAGACAACTTAGAACAGGTTGGTCAGATGGACcagcatatatcacacaatgTCCAATTCAGCCAGGTCAAAATTATGTGTACAACTTTACCATCACTGGTCAAAGGGGTACACTCTTTTGGCATGCTCATATTCTATGGCTAAGGGCCACTATGCATGGTGCCATGGTCATTTTGCCTAAACTTGGTGTGCCATATCCATTTCCAAAACCTGACCATGAAGCTGTTGTTGTTCTAG CTGAGTGGTGGAAATCTGATACTGAAGCTGTGATTAATCAAGCCATTAAGTCAGGATTAGCCCCTAATGTTTCTGATGCTCACACAATTAATGGTCATCCTGGAGCCATTTCACATTGTTCATCCCAAG GTGGATACACATTGAGTGTTGATCCCGGAAAATCCTATATGTTACGAGTAATCAACGCTGCACTCAATGAAGAACTCTTCTTCAAAATTGCAGGTCATAAAATGACTGTGGTCGAAGTAGACGCTACCTATGTTAAACCCTTTAAAACAGACACAATTATAATTGCACCAGGCCAAACCACAAATGTAATTGTCACAGCTGATAAAGGTTCAGGGAAATACATGGTTGCTGCATCTCCCTTCATGGACGCACCTATTGCAGTCGATAACGTGACTGCAACAGCCACGTTACATTATTCGGGCACTCTAGCTAGTTCTACTACTACCCTGACTAACACTCCGCCTAAAAACGCCACCCCTGTAGCTAACAATTTTATTGACTCTCTTCGAAGCCTTAACTCGAAAAAATACCCTGCTAAAGTACCAAAAAAGGTCGATCATTCGTTGTTTTTCACCGTGGGGTTAGGAGTTAACCCCTGTTCTAGTTGTAAACAGGGGAATGGAAGCAGAGTTGTTGCTAGTATAAACAATGTTACGTTTGTCATGCCAACAGTAGCTATTTTACAAGCACATTTCTTTGGCATCAAAGGAGTTTACACGACTGATTTTCCTCAAAATCCGCCTTTTAAATTCAACTATACGGGGACACCACCAACAAATTTGGCTACGATGAGTGGGACTAAGGTTTATCGATTGCCTTATAACGCGACAGTTCAACTAGTTTTGCAGGATACTGGAATTATATCCCCTGAAAATCATCCAATCCATTTGCACGGGTTCAATTTCTTCGCCGTTGGTAAAGGGATAggaaattttaatccaaaaacaGATCCTAACAATTTTAATCTTGTTGATCCTGTTGAGAGGAATACAATTGGAGTGCCTTCAGGAGGATGGGTAGCTATAAGATTCCGTGCTGACAATCCAG